The Paramisgurnus dabryanus chromosome 1, PD_genome_1.1, whole genome shotgun sequence genome includes a window with the following:
- the ppp1r3cb gene encoding protein phosphatase 1 regulatory subunit 3C-B isoform X1, translating into MNCTRVLHILNPRPMPGPIMPVDVAMRICLAHSPPLHSFFSSYENYQELHKRSRNLIHQYKPLRSCISSRTEVETTDIEWKNPKTKAKKNVVFADSKGMSLTAVHVFKEFEEDALDLQFELTDLEEAIVGMKVEKDKSFVLDFPLPAADYLDFRNRLKKNLVCLENCVIQERLLTGTVKVTNLSFEKVVHVRITFDSWKTNTDIPCTYMNNVYGCEDVDTFSFSIDLPSFVHQDERVEFCVSYRTNDTTHWDNNDGKNYKLIHTENEHSQGNHVMQTTTDFKNQAKRPEMEFDQFGSPRTSNGFFPEWQSWGRIENTTPYW; encoded by the exons ATGAATTGCACCAG GGTTCTTCATATCCTGAACCCAAGGCCAATGCCAGGTCCAATTATGCCCGTGGATGTGGCTATGAGAATCTGTTTGGCACACTCGCCACCTCTTCACAGTTTCTTTAGTTCATATGAGAACTATCAGGAACTACATAAGAGGTCCAGGAACTTAATCCACCAGTACAAACCCCTGAGATCCTGCATCAGTTCCAGGACAGAAGTTGAAACAACAGACATAGAATGGAAGAATCCCAAGACCAAAGCTAAGAAAAATGTGGTTTTCGCTGATTCCAAAGGCATGTCATTAACGGCAGTCCATGTTTTCAAGGAATTCGAGGAAGATGCATTAGACTTGCAGTTTGAATTAACAGACCTGGAGGAAGCCATCGTTGGCATGAAAGTCGAAAAAGATAAAAGTTTCGTTTTGGACTTCCCACTGCCAGCTGCAGATTATCTGGACTTCCGAAACCGTCTAAAGAAGAACCTGGTATGTTTGGAAAACTGTGTGATTCAAGAGCGATTGCTCACCGGCACAGTGAAAGTTACCAATCTGAGCTTTGAGAAAGTCGTCCATGTTCGAATAACATTCGACTCGTGGAAAACTAACACTGACATTCCTTGCACCTACATGAATAACGTTTATGGTTGCGAAGACGTTGACACTTTCTCATTTTCCATCGACCTTCCGAGTTTTGTGCACCAAGATGAGCGGGTAGAGTTCTGCGTATCCTACAGAACAAACGATACGACACACTGGGACAATAATGATGGGAAAAATTACAAGTTGATACACACAGAGAACGAGCACAGTCAGGGCAACCACGTCATGCAGACAACAACAGATTTCAAGAATCAAGCTAAACGGCCAGAGATGGAGTTCGATCAGTTCGGAAGCCCGAGGACATCGAACGGCTTTTTCCCTGAGTGGCAGAGCTGGGGCCGCATTGAGAACACCACACCCTACTGGTGA
- the ppp1r3cb gene encoding protein phosphatase 1 regulatory subunit 3C-B isoform X2, which yields MPGPIMPVDVAMRICLAHSPPLHSFFSSYENYQELHKRSRNLIHQYKPLRSCISSRTEVETTDIEWKNPKTKAKKNVVFADSKGMSLTAVHVFKEFEEDALDLQFELTDLEEAIVGMKVEKDKSFVLDFPLPAADYLDFRNRLKKNLVCLENCVIQERLLTGTVKVTNLSFEKVVHVRITFDSWKTNTDIPCTYMNNVYGCEDVDTFSFSIDLPSFVHQDERVEFCVSYRTNDTTHWDNNDGKNYKLIHTENEHSQGNHVMQTTTDFKNQAKRPEMEFDQFGSPRTSNGFFPEWQSWGRIENTTPYW from the coding sequence ATGCCAGGTCCAATTATGCCCGTGGATGTGGCTATGAGAATCTGTTTGGCACACTCGCCACCTCTTCACAGTTTCTTTAGTTCATATGAGAACTATCAGGAACTACATAAGAGGTCCAGGAACTTAATCCACCAGTACAAACCCCTGAGATCCTGCATCAGTTCCAGGACAGAAGTTGAAACAACAGACATAGAATGGAAGAATCCCAAGACCAAAGCTAAGAAAAATGTGGTTTTCGCTGATTCCAAAGGCATGTCATTAACGGCAGTCCATGTTTTCAAGGAATTCGAGGAAGATGCATTAGACTTGCAGTTTGAATTAACAGACCTGGAGGAAGCCATCGTTGGCATGAAAGTCGAAAAAGATAAAAGTTTCGTTTTGGACTTCCCACTGCCAGCTGCAGATTATCTGGACTTCCGAAACCGTCTAAAGAAGAACCTGGTATGTTTGGAAAACTGTGTGATTCAAGAGCGATTGCTCACCGGCACAGTGAAAGTTACCAATCTGAGCTTTGAGAAAGTCGTCCATGTTCGAATAACATTCGACTCGTGGAAAACTAACACTGACATTCCTTGCACCTACATGAATAACGTTTATGGTTGCGAAGACGTTGACACTTTCTCATTTTCCATCGACCTTCCGAGTTTTGTGCACCAAGATGAGCGGGTAGAGTTCTGCGTATCCTACAGAACAAACGATACGACACACTGGGACAATAATGATGGGAAAAATTACAAGTTGATACACACAGAGAACGAGCACAGTCAGGGCAACCACGTCATGCAGACAACAACAGATTTCAAGAATCAAGCTAAACGGCCAGAGATGGAGTTCGATCAGTTCGGAAGCCCGAGGACATCGAACGGCTTTTTCCCTGAGTGGCAGAGCTGGGGCCGCATTGAGAACACCACACCCTACTGGTGA